A region from the Haloarcula sp. CBA1127 genome encodes:
- a CDS encoding orc1/cdc6 family replication initiation protein: MPDAGDQGGDPLFDAPVVEHRNEIFKNRDLVDTDHVPDADRIIGRDEQIEQVAHEIGALVVGEPASSVLIFGKTGTGKSLVAKHVMGRVEAEADRRGVSVGTAYINCSQTDGPARVPRNIGRRINPPESGVKFPSRGISTDEYYERLWSILNQHYDGVAITLDEVDRLRDDSPLMILSRARENGSIDIPISIVAISNKIDYRNQMNERTKSSFGHREYVFDPYDANQLREILRNRSDAFHEGVIEEGVIPRVAALAAKEHGDARKGIELLFSLGKYAIRNGYDTISEEDVPKVREMAEAERLRDLITGLPAHSQHVIGALAALTISNSDEGWFRTSQVLDAYKKLCNEHAVDPVTHERVRQLLEELSFLEITESRNQHQGSKGQFNEHTLNKPPEIIKQIYRETAP; this comes from the coding sequence ATGCCAGATGCAGGGGACCAAGGGGGCGACCCCCTTTTCGACGCTCCTGTCGTGGAGCATCGGAACGAGATTTTCAAGAACCGAGACCTCGTCGACACGGATCACGTCCCTGACGCCGACCGCATTATAGGCCGTGACGAACAAATTGAACAGGTAGCTCACGAGATTGGGGCTCTTGTTGTTGGTGAACCGGCCAGTTCGGTGCTGATCTTCGGAAAAACGGGAACAGGAAAGTCGCTTGTCGCTAAACATGTAATGGGCAGAGTCGAAGCAGAGGCTGACCGTCGTGGTGTCAGTGTTGGAACTGCCTATATAAACTGTTCACAAACTGACGGTCCTGCCCGAGTCCCGCGCAATATTGGCCGTCGCATCAACCCTCCTGAAAGCGGCGTCAAATTCCCGTCCCGCGGTATTTCGACTGATGAATACTATGAGCGGCTATGGTCGATCCTTAACCAGCACTACGATGGTGTTGCCATTACGCTCGACGAAGTCGACAGACTTCGCGATGATTCCCCACTGATGATTCTTTCTCGGGCTCGAGAAAATGGTTCAATAGATATACCCATTAGTATCGTGGCAATCTCGAACAAGATTGACTACCGGAATCAGATGAACGAGCGGACAAAAAGTTCGTTCGGCCATCGAGAGTACGTGTTTGACCCATACGATGCCAACCAATTACGGGAGATTCTTAGGAACCGATCAGACGCCTTCCACGAAGGGGTGATTGAGGAGGGAGTCATCCCCCGGGTGGCAGCTCTCGCTGCGAAAGAACATGGCGACGCCCGAAAGGGTATTGAACTGTTGTTTTCACTCGGCAAATACGCCATACGAAACGGTTATGATACTATCTCAGAAGAAGATGTTCCAAAAGTACGCGAGATGGCTGAAGCTGAACGGCTTCGCGACCTTATTACGGGCTTGCCAGCCCATTCCCAGCATGTTATCGGAGCACTCGCAGCGCTTACAATTAGTAATTCTGATGAAGGGTGGTTCCGGACCTCGCAGGTATTAGATGCATACAAAAAACTCTGCAATGAGCACGCTGTCGATCCAGTCACCCATGAGCGTGTGAGACAACTTTTGGAGGAACTGTCATTTCTTGAAATCACCGAGTCACGGAACCAACACCAAGGGAGCAAAGGACAATTTAACGAGCACACGCTCAATAAACCCCCGGAGATTATCAAGCAAATCTATAGAGAGACAGCACCGTGA
- a CDS encoding DUF6884 domain-containing protein — protein sequence MTTTQTERTRGRFVLIGCGDAKTDQPVAARDLYTSSYFSVKRSYAEAAVQWARTADRRANTWAVLSAEHGILMPRQTVAPYDTTIEDLRGEPIEGEPHYRLPSGDRVESRLDQWALRVHSSLGDWLRRPYAADQQESPCRELVVLAGSDYVDALRERDIFDGRPTAIRTGRETYTALPPKATVRFPFQERDFDGMFDQMGWLSDRVEELSAAAAPARRSELSAFDGGFERDSATWQTGHSGVDVEGTEQAGLDAFENVPERFLATRQTSLATDGGEGEQDG from the coding sequence ATGACGACCACACAGACTGAGCGGACTCGTGGCCGCTTCGTACTCATCGGATGCGGCGACGCGAAAACCGACCAGCCAGTTGCAGCTCGCGATCTCTATACATCCTCGTACTTCTCGGTCAAACGATCGTATGCCGAGGCAGCTGTCCAGTGGGCTCGAACTGCTGACCGACGAGCGAACACTTGGGCGGTTCTCTCTGCAGAACACGGGATCTTGATGCCCCGGCAGACGGTCGCCCCGTACGATACGACCATTGAGGACCTGCGCGGCGAACCCATCGAGGGAGAGCCACATTACCGGCTTCCGTCAGGGGACCGAGTTGAGAGCCGACTAGATCAGTGGGCGCTCCGTGTCCACTCATCGCTGGGCGATTGGCTCCGGCGGCCATACGCTGCCGATCAGCAGGAGTCCCCCTGCCGGGAGTTGGTCGTTCTGGCCGGCAGCGACTACGTCGACGCGCTGCGTGAGCGCGACATCTTCGACGGCCGACCAACTGCGATTCGGACTGGGCGAGAGACCTACACTGCTCTTCCCCCGAAAGCGACAGTTCGCTTCCCCTTCCAGGAGCGGGACTTCGACGGGATGTTCGACCAGATGGGCTGGCTTTCAGACCGCGTCGAAGAACTCTCGGCAGCAGCGGCTCCAGCCCGACGATCAGAACTCTCGGCCTTTGACGGCGGCTTCGAGCGCGACTCTGCTACGTGGCAAACAGGCCACAGTGGCGTCGACGTCGAGGGGACTGAGCAGGCAGGGCTGGATGCATTCGAGAACGTCCCTGAGCGGTTCCTTGCCACGAGACAAACAAGTCTCGCGACCGACGGCGGGGAGGGAGAACAGGATGGATAG
- a CDS encoding DUF6610 family protein, which translates to MSSEARHSWSAAAVGDAQQAEYIGFLHREPFVIDAYRLGFAVGVREDYSYQSKLRNVDVPIEILDNDFRNPDLDRYIERFEQYEPSVGMLGDAYDRQEARRYNQAARELKRKFPGTEVIIVPKCRDTIDVIDEDMILGYPMGYSDQTADEYTDIVDWRGRRVHLLGASPTKQYPVIEELTQPRVTGEEPADIVGVDWNGIHLAALHGEYFSPHGYASADHLSIRETVQQSLRHIRSYWKSRGVWPTVETDRSALTAEPMDPVWAADGSRATVNGLEDAIVVEYENGQTLAYRSQHERDRVEYRAGLTPSEVHG; encoded by the coding sequence ATGTCTTCTGAGGCGCGACACTCTTGGTCAGCGGCGGCTGTCGGCGATGCACAGCAGGCTGAGTACATCGGGTTCCTCCATCGCGAGCCCTTCGTAATCGATGCTTACCGGCTTGGATTCGCCGTCGGCGTTCGCGAGGACTACTCGTATCAATCCAAACTGCGGAACGTCGACGTCCCGATTGAGATTCTAGACAACGACTTTCGGAATCCAGATTTGGACCGGTACATTGAGCGCTTCGAGCAGTACGAGCCATCGGTCGGGATGCTTGGCGACGCATACGACCGGCAGGAAGCGCGACGGTATAACCAAGCCGCACGGGAGCTGAAACGGAAGTTTCCGGGGACAGAGGTTATCATCGTCCCGAAGTGCCGCGACACAATCGACGTGATCGACGAGGATATGATCTTGGGCTACCCGATGGGCTACTCCGACCAGACCGCCGACGAGTACACGGATATTGTGGACTGGCGAGGGCGGCGCGTGCATCTGCTGGGGGCAAGTCCGACAAAGCAGTATCCGGTGATCGAGGAGCTAACACAGCCGCGTGTGACTGGGGAGGAGCCAGCCGATATCGTTGGCGTCGACTGGAACGGGATTCATCTGGCGGCGCTTCACGGCGAGTATTTTTCGCCACACGGCTACGCGAGTGCGGACCACCTCTCGATACGGGAGACGGTTCAACAGAGCTTGCGGCACATCCGGTCATACTGGAAATCGCGGGGTGTGTGGCCGACCGTGGAGACAGACCGGAGCGCGCTAACAGCGGAACCGATGGACCCCGTCTGGGCTGCTGACGGTTCGAGAGCAACTGTAAATGGTCTTGAGGATGCGATTGTCGTCGAGTATGAGAACGGACAGACGCTCGCGTACCGGAGCCAACACGAGCGAGACAGAGTAGAGTACCGGGCAGGACTCACTCCCAGTGAAGTTCACGGCTAG
- a CDS encoding HNH endonuclease signature motif containing protein has product MKEGIESQYDDPDSYRGEYPPDWAYRIVFRKQLDNNTCTNCGTRFPAEDLEVVRRIPAESGGTNETTNLLTVCSFCEEDITQTGRLNLPESANQEPASSPETDSHRVLALQSEVPITEEVEGETEGNGQSRNASRSESSHIQTQSRSPLAVKTTAEESGEQSVQDDTAGGRVEWRRLFVASIGGTAMFLIYLCAIAVATSLPPLVSDVAFYGLPLAGLVTGVRWRLSTAVASVYMILMYAGIWQFFSAEPFISVLAWIPVVAPLAGVAYGVVAERTELSLRNLPSDPRLMVQRFR; this is encoded by the coding sequence ATGAAGGAAGGTATCGAATCGCAGTACGACGACCCTGACAGCTACCGGGGCGAGTACCCACCAGACTGGGCGTACCGGATCGTCTTCCGGAAGCAGTTGGACAACAACACTTGCACCAACTGCGGGACGCGGTTCCCTGCGGAGGATTTGGAAGTTGTGCGACGAATCCCCGCCGAGAGCGGCGGGACAAACGAGACCACGAACCTCCTGACAGTGTGCTCGTTCTGCGAAGAAGATATCACACAGACGGGACGCCTGAACCTGCCAGAGTCAGCGAACCAAGAGCCAGCAAGCAGTCCCGAAACGGACTCCCACAGAGTGCTTGCGTTGCAGAGCGAAGTCCCGATCACCGAGGAAGTCGAGGGCGAAACGGAGGGCAACGGGCAGTCTCGCAATGCCTCTCGTTCGGAGTCTAGCCACATCCAGACACAGTCGAGAAGTCCTCTTGCAGTCAAGACGACGGCCGAGGAAAGCGGCGAGCAGTCCGTCCAGGACGACACTGCCGGCGGGCGTGTTGAATGGAGACGGCTATTCGTCGCATCCATAGGGGGAACAGCGATGTTTCTGATATATCTCTGTGCGATTGCTGTCGCCACTTCCTTGCCCCCGCTTGTGAGTGATGTAGCGTTCTATGGCCTCCCGCTGGCCGGGCTCGTGACTGGTGTCCGATGGCGGCTGTCGACAGCTGTTGCATCCGTTTACATGATTTTGATGTACGCTGGAATCTGGCAGTTCTTCTCGGCGGAGCCGTTCATCTCGGTACTGGCGTGGATTCCCGTGGTTGCGCCACTGGCTGGGGTTGCCTACGGAGTCGTAGCCGAGCGTACTGAGCTCTCGCTGCGGAACCTTCCCTCAGATCCGCGATTGATGGTCCAGCGCTTCCGTTGA
- a CDS encoding ArdC-like ssDNA-binding domain-containing protein, protein MSTIQSDTPEQSSQQTTCTFDDSDSRDEEMRDQLDAWVEDLADLTNEAQTSEQFQQWLDVQSKFHDYSARNTLLIKLQCPEATQVAGYNTWQDEFDRYVQQGEDAIWIWAPIITKKCPECGNSPSYHENTDCEYDETEPEQWRRGLVGFRPTSVFDISQTEGEPLPELETEAHGDPDGLVEDLLDATDEIGVDARIVTPEEWEHGSARGVCERRNVMTTNPMVEAVDRENRAALASTLIHEFAHAELHFNVEDEAERSKREVEAEAVAYVVSRHFGLDPDNSAFYLAAWDGDAPETLRDRLDRISKTAARLIDAVEGAS, encoded by the coding sequence ATGTCAACGATACAGTCAGACACCCCAGAGCAGTCCAGCCAGCAGACCACTTGCACCTTCGACGATTCGGACTCCCGGGACGAGGAGATGCGCGACCAACTCGATGCGTGGGTCGAAGACCTCGCCGACCTCACGAACGAAGCGCAGACCAGTGAGCAGTTCCAGCAGTGGCTCGATGTGCAGAGCAAGTTCCACGATTACTCGGCCCGGAACACGCTACTCATCAAGCTCCAGTGTCCCGAAGCAACCCAAGTCGCCGGCTACAATACGTGGCAAGACGAGTTCGACCGCTACGTCCAGCAAGGCGAGGACGCGATCTGGATCTGGGCTCCGATCATCACGAAGAAGTGCCCCGAATGCGGGAACTCGCCGTCGTATCACGAGAACACTGATTGCGAGTACGACGAGACAGAGCCCGAGCAGTGGCGGCGGGGACTGGTCGGGTTCCGGCCAACGTCGGTGTTCGATATCTCCCAGACTGAGGGCGAGCCGCTTCCCGAACTGGAGACAGAAGCTCACGGCGACCCGGATGGACTTGTCGAGGACCTGTTGGACGCGACCGACGAGATCGGTGTCGACGCAAGAATCGTCACTCCCGAAGAGTGGGAGCATGGGTCTGCACGGGGCGTTTGCGAGCGTCGGAACGTCATGACCACGAATCCGATGGTTGAAGCGGTCGACCGGGAGAATCGGGCCGCCCTCGCGAGTACACTCATCCACGAGTTCGCCCATGCAGAGCTTCACTTCAATGTCGAGGATGAGGCGGAGCGGTCGAAACGCGAGGTCGAAGCCGAGGCAGTCGCCTACGTGGTCAGTCGTCACTTCGGGCTGGACCCCGACAACTCGGCGTTCTACTTGGCGGCGTGGGACGGTGACGCACCAGAGACGCTGCGGGACCGGTTGGACCGTATCTCGAAGACGGCTGCGAGGCTGATCGACGCCGTCGAAGGTGCCAGCTGA
- a CDS encoding DUF790 family protein — protein MLTANLARSRTHEDTITPLFIDASEQQYRETAEELIQIFEAHLGEPKGDLEDTIDQLTIADTDYKVVQGLAKLLKDECEFETVAPVEPHEIRQRLFEKANESYPIVRQPTLGEDTQKLEVYSSVADVLGITLEECHQGMYADLEEHKRLVRFGHRASDECQDAAESSTTTQLTGDSEESYAADTITPDWLLTRYNLALAQAVLYDATEMRVRVWDSFATVFSYVKLFGLMHRIYPIDSNGNRVGSTDAADGYKATLDGAASLFSKSRKYGIRMANFLPALPLCDRWEMEADILDDGGGSTTQTLSFALDDTDDLSSHYAAQSDFDSDVERTLAKKWERANTDWELIREDDVLDLGAEVMLPDFAIEHPDGRRVIFEIVGFWTPEYLAEKLAKIREANRDNLIVAVSKRLDCSSADFDGMDDRVLWFKSGIHVYDVVELAEEYAIEAFSAE, from the coding sequence ATGCTGACAGCTAATCTTGCACGCTCACGGACACACGAGGACACTATCACGCCGCTGTTCATTGACGCCAGCGAGCAGCAGTATCGGGAGACAGCCGAGGAACTCATTCAGATTTTTGAGGCCCATCTCGGTGAACCGAAAGGTGATCTGGAGGACACTATTGACCAACTCACCATCGCAGATACGGACTACAAAGTCGTCCAAGGACTGGCGAAACTGCTGAAAGATGAGTGTGAGTTCGAGACGGTTGCTCCAGTTGAGCCACATGAGATTCGTCAGCGATTGTTCGAGAAGGCAAATGAGTCGTATCCGATTGTTCGCCAGCCCACGCTCGGTGAGGATACGCAGAAGTTAGAAGTGTACAGTTCCGTTGCTGATGTGCTGGGTATCACACTCGAAGAGTGCCACCAGGGAATGTACGCCGACTTGGAGGAACACAAACGACTTGTTCGGTTTGGACACCGTGCTTCCGATGAATGCCAAGATGCGGCGGAGTCCTCAACCACGACTCAACTGACGGGTGATAGTGAGGAATCATATGCAGCGGATACAATTACGCCTGACTGGCTTCTCACTCGCTATAATCTCGCGTTAGCACAGGCTGTCCTCTACGATGCGACCGAGATGCGGGTGCGAGTCTGGGACTCGTTTGCGACGGTATTCAGTTACGTGAAGTTGTTCGGGTTGATGCACCGTATCTATCCAATCGACAGCAACGGCAATCGCGTGGGGAGTACCGATGCAGCAGACGGATACAAAGCTACGCTAGATGGGGCGGCGTCCCTCTTTTCGAAATCGCGGAAGTATGGGATACGGATGGCGAACTTTCTGCCAGCACTGCCGTTATGTGATCGGTGGGAGATGGAGGCCGACATTCTGGATGATGGGGGTGGATCGACGACTCAAACGCTTTCATTTGCGCTTGATGACACTGACGACCTGTCTTCACACTACGCTGCGCAGAGCGACTTCGACTCTGATGTGGAACGGACACTTGCCAAGAAGTGGGAGCGCGCGAACACGGATTGGGAACTCATACGAGAGGATGACGTGCTGGATTTAGGTGCGGAGGTTATGCTCCCAGACTTCGCCATCGAACATCCAGACGGCCGGCGAGTTATATTCGAGATTGTTGGCTTCTGGACACCAGAGTACCTTGCTGAGAAGTTGGCGAAGATACGCGAGGCAAACCGAGATAATCTCATTGTCGCTGTGTCTAAGCGATTAGACTGTTCGTCTGCGGATTTCGACGGGATGGACGACCGCGTGCTATGGTTCAAATCGGGGATTCACGTCTATGATGTCGTGGAGTTGGCTGAGGAATATGCCATTGAGGCTTTCTCGGCTGAGTAG
- a CDS encoding DEAD/DEAH box helicase family protein: MRLSFDDGTLLLEDAPDAVPYAEWDDRVGEYRAQAQHYRPIRKWATESDGQATLEESTATVDEIEDDARAYSDFYLTPSVAIEPREYQQDALSAWQDNGRQGSVILPTGSGKTFLAVQAIADAGVSTLVVVPTIDLMNQWHATLTNAFGDQLPDSVGVLGGGSHNIADITVTTYDSAYRYINEYGDQFGLLVVDEVHHLPAPTYQQIPEMTIAPYRLGLTATYERADGAHEELEDLLGTVVYREAVDELAGEYLSEYETIHLQVELTDEERTTYDEEYQIYRDYVDSHDFELWKENGYQEFLKRTSYDPQGRRALIAKQRAENIARTAAKKLDTLDNLLKRHYNDRTIIFTANNEFAYEISQEFVVPCITHQTETDERTEILERFRTGEYSMLATSQVLDEGIDVPSANVGIILSGSASKRQYAQRLGRILRPTDDRQPARLYEIIAEDTVETYVSEQRRQGVAANADS; this comes from the coding sequence ATGCGTCTCTCATTCGATGATGGCACGCTTTTGCTTGAAGACGCTCCTGACGCTGTGCCGTATGCCGAATGGGATGATCGCGTCGGCGAGTATCGGGCGCAGGCACAGCACTATCGTCCTATCCGAAAGTGGGCAACCGAGTCCGATGGACAAGCGACCCTCGAAGAATCCACAGCGACTGTTGATGAGATAGAGGACGACGCTCGTGCCTACTCAGACTTCTATCTCACACCGTCTGTCGCTATCGAACCACGGGAGTACCAGCAAGACGCTCTCTCGGCGTGGCAGGACAATGGCCGACAGGGGAGTGTTATCCTTCCGACAGGGAGTGGGAAAACGTTCCTCGCTGTCCAAGCCATTGCAGACGCAGGCGTGAGTACGCTCGTGGTTGTGCCAACCATCGACCTGATGAACCAGTGGCACGCGACTCTCACCAACGCTTTCGGTGACCAGCTTCCAGACAGCGTGGGCGTTCTCGGTGGTGGTAGCCATAATATAGCGGACATCACGGTGACGACCTACGACTCTGCCTACCGCTATATCAACGAGTATGGGGATCAGTTCGGGCTTCTCGTTGTAGACGAGGTACACCACCTACCAGCGCCGACATATCAGCAGATCCCTGAGATGACGATTGCACCGTATCGACTTGGACTCACAGCTACGTACGAGCGTGCCGATGGAGCACACGAAGAATTAGAGGACTTGCTTGGAACGGTTGTCTATCGCGAGGCGGTTGATGAACTTGCTGGAGAGTATCTCAGCGAATACGAGACCATTCATCTCCAAGTCGAACTCACAGACGAGGAACGGACAACGTACGACGAGGAGTACCAGATATACCGTGACTACGTGGATAGCCACGATTTCGAGCTCTGGAAGGAGAACGGATATCAGGAGTTCCTCAAACGCACGTCGTATGACCCGCAGGGACGACGGGCGCTTATTGCCAAGCAACGGGCGGAAAACATCGCCCGTACTGCTGCAAAGAAACTGGATACGCTCGACAATCTGCTGAAGCGACACTACAACGACCGAACCATTATTTTCACCGCCAATAACGAGTTCGCGTACGAGATCTCCCAAGAGTTCGTCGTGCCCTGCATCACCCATCAAACTGAGACTGACGAACGTACAGAGATATTGGAGCGGTTTCGAACGGGTGAGTACTCGATGTTGGCTACGTCACAGGTACTGGACGAAGGGATTGATGTCCCCTCTGCAAATGTCGGGATTATTCTCTCTGGAAGTGCCTCAAAACGGCAGTATGCGCAACGGCTAGGTCGGATTCTCCGACCGACAGACGACAGGCAACCCGCCCGTCTCTACGAGATTATTGCTGAAGACACGGTGGAAACATATGTCTCTGAGCAGCGACGACAGGGGGTGGCAGCGAATGCTGACAGCTAA